Proteins encoded in a region of the Schaalia hyovaginalis genome:
- a CDS encoding peptidylprolyl isomerase has translation MEATLHTNKGDIVLELFPDHAPNTVNNFVTLARGEREWLDPQTGQKTARPLYDGTIFHRVISGFMIQGGDPLGTGTGGPGYTFNDEIHPELNFNEPYLLAMANAGKRMGKGTNGSQFFITVAPTPWLLGNHTIFGKVVDQASKDVVDAIATAATGRNDRPVEDVVIESVTIVD, from the coding sequence ATGGAAGCAACACTGCACACCAACAAGGGTGACATCGTTCTCGAACTCTTCCCCGACCATGCGCCGAATACGGTCAACAACTTCGTGACCCTCGCCCGCGGCGAGCGCGAATGGCTCGATCCGCAGACCGGGCAGAAGACCGCTCGCCCGCTCTACGACGGCACGATCTTCCATCGCGTCATCTCCGGATTCATGATCCAGGGCGGCGACCCGCTCGGCACGGGCACCGGCGGCCCGGGCTACACCTTCAACGACGAGATCCACCCCGAGCTCAACTTCAACGAGCCCTACCTCCTCGCCATGGCGAACGCCGGCAAGCGCATGGGCAAGGGGACGAACGGCTCGCAGTTCTTCATCACCGTCGCCCCCACCCCGTGGCTCCTGGGCAACCACACGATCTTCGGCAAGGTCGTCGATCAGGCCTCGAAGGACGTCGTCGATGCGATCGCAACCGCGGCGACCGGGCGCAACGACCGCCCCGTCGAGGATGTCGTCATCGAATCCGTGACGATCGTCGACTGA
- a CDS encoding rhomboid family intramembrane serine protease → MPIPEYGMRSDASAAPECPRHPGARSVDYCKRCNRPMCIDCLIRTEVRSICVDCAGRRPRAASGAPVVTYAFIGACVLAYLASFASPALQQALAFTPAVGYVQPWRFLTTAFLHSGLFHIAFNMLALFWVGSALEPLLGRWRFASVYLLSAIGGSLAVLAWVLVQPMTLHVATVGASGAVFGLFGAVFVLQKEAGLDTRSVVALLAINLVYGFIAPGISWQAHLGGLAAGVCVAWILVRQARPKPGVTARSQELKALWITCGLFLAEAAAIALSYRVLFEVYG, encoded by the coding sequence ATGCCGATTCCCGAGTACGGCATGCGTTCGGACGCGAGCGCCGCCCCCGAATGCCCGCGGCATCCGGGGGCGCGGTCGGTCGACTACTGCAAGCGGTGCAATCGGCCGATGTGCATCGACTGCCTGATCCGCACTGAAGTGCGTTCGATCTGCGTCGATTGCGCGGGCCGACGTCCGCGGGCCGCCTCCGGGGCCCCCGTGGTCACCTACGCCTTCATCGGGGCCTGCGTGCTCGCCTACCTGGCGAGCTTCGCGTCCCCCGCACTTCAGCAGGCGCTGGCCTTCACCCCTGCGGTCGGCTACGTCCAGCCGTGGCGATTCCTGACGACCGCCTTCCTCCATTCGGGCCTCTTCCACATCGCCTTCAACATGCTCGCCCTCTTCTGGGTGGGTTCCGCCCTCGAACCGCTGCTGGGCCGGTGGAGGTTCGCGTCGGTCTACCTGCTCTCCGCGATCGGCGGCTCCCTCGCGGTTCTCGCATGGGTGCTCGTTCAGCCGATGACTCTGCACGTCGCGACGGTCGGCGCTTCCGGCGCGGTCTTCGGCCTCTTCGGCGCGGTCTTCGTCCTTCAGAAGGAGGCGGGGCTCGATACGCGCTCGGTCGTGGCCCTTCTGGCGATCAACCTCGTGTACGGCTTCATCGCTCCGGGGATCTCCTGGCAGGCGCACCTCGGAGGGCTGGCGGCGGGTGTCTGCGTCGCCTGGATCCTCGTGCGCCAGGCCAGGCCGAAGCCCGGCGTGACGGCGCGTTCACAAGAGCTCAAGGCTCTGTGGATAACGTGTGGATTGTTCCTCGCCGAAGCGGCCGCGATTGCACTCTCGTACCGGGTGCTCTTCGAGGTTTACGGCTGA
- a CDS encoding cell division protein CrgA yields MAESKKRKKGGKEASDDTEIHSWTEGIPVSPRWWAPAFVTLLLLGLVWLMVYYISGGLYPIPSISWWNMVIGLAIMMVGFLMTLRWR; encoded by the coding sequence GTGGCCGAGTCGAAGAAACGCAAGAAGGGCGGCAAGGAGGCATCGGACGATACCGAGATCCACTCGTGGACCGAGGGTATTCCGGTGAGCCCGCGCTGGTGGGCGCCTGCGTTCGTGACGCTGCTGCTCCTGGGCCTCGTGTGGCTCATGGTCTACTACATCTCCGGGGGGCTCTACCCGATCCCGAGCATCTCCTGGTGGAACATGGTGATCGGCCTCGCCATCATGATGGTGGGCTTCCTCATGACTCTGAGGTGGCGATAG
- a CDS encoding DUF881 domain-containing protein: protein MRTPVGGPARILPSSARAAVSVLVVTCASGALFTISSLANRDSSTPAAEPGLVSLVRDAQKDVDALGAQVASLKSEVDSYAKPDAAAQAPERTASPALSGRAVRGPGVTITLTDAPTQVIPEGVSVNDLVIHQQDIEDVMNALWASGAEAMSVQGVRVTGRTVIRCIGNVILVDGQSFSPPYRISAIGDPDELRTKVDQDRRIVNYKAYVALYGLGWDMSVENEILLPEASTNTVNSYAQVVD, encoded by the coding sequence ATGAGGACGCCTGTCGGAGGGCCGGCCCGCATCCTCCCCTCCTCCGCTCGGGCTGCGGTCTCGGTTCTGGTCGTGACCTGCGCATCGGGCGCGCTCTTCACGATCTCCTCACTGGCGAACAGGGACTCGTCCACCCCGGCTGCGGAACCGGGGCTCGTCAGCCTGGTGCGCGATGCCCAGAAGGACGTGGACGCCCTCGGCGCCCAGGTCGCCTCCCTCAAGAGCGAAGTCGATTCCTACGCGAAGCCCGACGCCGCCGCGCAGGCCCCGGAGCGAACGGCCTCCCCGGCGCTGTCGGGCCGGGCCGTGCGGGGACCGGGCGTGACGATCACCCTGACGGACGCTCCGACGCAGGTCATCCCCGAGGGCGTGTCCGTGAACGATCTCGTGATCCACCAGCAGGATATCGAAGACGTGATGAACGCCCTGTGGGCGAGCGGGGCGGAGGCGATGAGCGTCCAGGGCGTCCGCGTGACGGGGCGGACCGTGATCCGATGCATCGGCAATGTGATCCTCGTCGACGGGCAGTCCTTCTCGCCCCCCTATAGGATTTCCGCGATCGGCGATCCGGATGAGCTGCGCACGAAGGTCGACCAGGACCGCCGCATCGTGAACTACAAGGCGTACGTCGCGCTCTACGGCCTCGGTTGGGACATGAGCGTCGAGAATGAGATCCTGCTCCCCGAGGCGAGTACGAATACCGTGAACTCCTACGCACAGGTGGTGGATTGA
- a CDS encoding class E sortase → MAEPRRRAAHIDRRRPSMLSRILGVIGELLITAALLLAGFAFWQLYWTSYQVEGPRAQVVASFATEHAPESDGTGEVRTDDPPEFTKELAPGEVYGLLHVPSWDWMRMPLAETTTVPVLDSGWIGHYESTAQAGGIGNFSIAAHRRSYGNSFRWIDRLQPGDPVVVELDDRYLVYTVDSSEIVEADDPTNIRVIAPVIGDVTWTQAPTERWMTMTTCHPEYGDWQRYAVHLKFASWTPKSTGVPPELVGEPTE, encoded by the coding sequence ATGGCCGAGCCCCGCAGGAGGGCCGCTCACATCGACAGGCGGAGGCCGTCGATGCTGTCGAGGATTCTCGGCGTCATCGGCGAGCTGCTCATCACGGCCGCTCTGCTCCTCGCCGGCTTCGCTTTCTGGCAGCTGTATTGGACCTCGTACCAGGTCGAGGGACCGAGGGCGCAGGTGGTCGCCTCCTTCGCGACAGAGCACGCCCCCGAGAGCGACGGCACGGGCGAGGTCCGGACGGACGATCCGCCGGAATTCACGAAGGAACTCGCCCCGGGCGAGGTCTACGGGCTCCTCCACGTCCCCTCGTGGGACTGGATGAGGATGCCGCTCGCCGAGACGACGACGGTCCCGGTTCTCGATTCGGGATGGATCGGCCACTACGAGTCGACCGCGCAAGCGGGAGGGATCGGGAATTTCTCGATCGCCGCCCACAGGCGCTCCTACGGGAACAGCTTCCGCTGGATCGATCGTCTGCAGCCCGGTGATCCGGTGGTGGTTGAACTCGATGATCGCTATCTCGTGTACACCGTGGATTCCTCCGAGATCGTGGAGGCCGACGATCCGACGAACATCCGGGTGATCGCCCCGGTGATCGGGGATGTGACCTGGACGCAAGCGCCGACTGAGCGCTGGATGACGATGACGACCTGCCATCCCGAGTACGGCGATTGGCAGCGGTACGCGGTTCATCTGAAGTTCGCGTCGTGGACGCCGAAGAGCACGGGCGTTCCGCCGGAACTCGTCGGCGAACCGACTGAGTGA
- the pknB gene encoding Stk1 family PASTA domain-containing Ser/Thr kinase, translating to MAESMGRLAGRYEVRSLIGRGGMAEVHLGFDTRLSRIVAIKMLRSDLARDSVFQARFRREAQSAASLNHPNIVAVYDTGEEMVLGPDGRGISVPYIVMEYVEGHTVKDLLSDGTPVPINEAVSIVSGVLSALEYSHSQHLVHRDIKPGNIMLTADGKVKVMDFGIARALSDSQATMTQTNAVVGTAQYLSPEQARGEQVDARSDLYSTGVVLFELLTGRPPFTGDSAVAVAYQHVQQLAPTPSAITPDVPEPLDRVVLKALAKNREDRYSSAGSMLADLMRATRGGRVNAPETAVWADTRAMPAPAEQTATLPAAPAFAPVQSPTSAVPSLKADEVEEPVKGRKKMWIVLGLILAALLIVGGVWYALARSQPTAEMVAVPDNLVGMSEADAKAAVESVGLVFAVSDKTVASEELAEGVVAEVDPPSGERVEVGTTVTAKLSSGSDSVVIPEVTNMTPEAAQDAVEALGLVWELDANKVDSDSVEEGKIAKVNPSVGKKVKKGSTVKGTVSSGKKTVTVPDLTGMTQDQAREYLTQVGLQVGNVQTSDDPSQSAGKILSSSPAAGETLNKGESVSITVASGKVALPDTIVGYEQASVVAALQALTLDVSIVEEYSDTLAAGGVLSSSPSSGSIVPQGSTVHLTVSKGPKPTGPSSNSGNSGSGNGNG from the coding sequence ATGGCCGAGTCCATGGGCCGTCTAGCCGGCCGCTACGAAGTCCGCTCGCTCATCGGCCGGGGCGGAATGGCCGAGGTCCACCTCGGCTTCGACACGCGACTGTCCCGGATCGTCGCGATCAAGATGCTGCGATCCGACCTCGCGCGGGACTCCGTCTTCCAGGCGCGCTTCCGCAGGGAGGCGCAGTCGGCGGCCTCCCTCAATCACCCGAACATCGTCGCCGTCTACGACACCGGCGAGGAGATGGTGCTCGGACCGGACGGACGCGGCATCTCCGTGCCGTACATCGTCATGGAGTACGTCGAGGGGCACACGGTCAAGGATCTTCTCTCCGACGGCACGCCGGTCCCCATCAACGAGGCCGTCTCGATCGTGTCCGGGGTGCTGTCCGCCCTGGAGTACTCCCATTCGCAGCACCTCGTCCACCGCGACATCAAGCCGGGCAACATCATGCTCACCGCCGACGGCAAGGTGAAGGTGATGGACTTCGGGATCGCCCGCGCTCTCAGTGATTCGCAGGCGACGATGACGCAGACGAACGCGGTGGTCGGCACGGCCCAGTACCTGTCCCCCGAGCAGGCCCGCGGCGAACAGGTCGACGCGCGCTCGGACCTGTATTCGACCGGCGTCGTCCTCTTCGAGCTCCTCACGGGCCGCCCGCCCTTCACGGGCGATTCCGCCGTGGCGGTCGCCTACCAGCATGTTCAGCAGCTCGCCCCCACGCCCTCGGCGATCACGCCGGACGTTCCCGAGCCCCTCGACCGCGTCGTCCTCAAGGCGCTCGCGAAGAACCGTGAGGATCGGTACTCCTCAGCGGGTTCGATGCTCGCCGATCTCATGCGCGCCACCCGGGGCGGCCGCGTCAACGCCCCGGAAACGGCCGTATGGGCCGACACCCGGGCGATGCCCGCACCCGCCGAACAGACTGCGACGCTCCCGGCCGCACCCGCCTTCGCGCCCGTCCAGAGCCCGACTTCGGCGGTCCCGTCTCTGAAGGCCGATGAAGTCGAGGAGCCCGTGAAGGGCCGGAAGAAGATGTGGATCGTCCTCGGGCTGATCCTCGCGGCGCTGCTCATCGTCGGCGGCGTCTGGTACGCCCTCGCCCGCTCGCAGCCGACCGCTGAGATGGTCGCCGTTCCCGACAACCTGGTCGGCATGAGCGAGGCCGACGCCAAGGCGGCGGTCGAGTCGGTGGGCCTCGTCTTCGCGGTCTCCGACAAGACGGTCGCCTCCGAGGAGCTCGCCGAGGGCGTGGTCGCCGAGGTCGATCCGCCTTCCGGTGAGCGCGTCGAGGTCGGCACGACCGTCACCGCCAAGCTCTCCAGCGGATCGGATTCCGTTGTCATCCCCGAGGTCACCAACATGACCCCCGAGGCCGCCCAGGATGCCGTGGAGGCGCTCGGGCTCGTCTGGGAGCTCGATGCGAACAAGGTCGATTCGGATTCCGTTGAAGAGGGCAAGATCGCGAAGGTCAATCCCTCGGTCGGCAAGAAGGTGAAGAAGGGATCGACCGTCAAGGGCACGGTGTCCTCGGGCAAGAAGACCGTCACGGTCCCCGACCTCACGGGAATGACCCAGGATCAGGCGCGCGAGTACCTCACGCAGGTCGGATTGCAGGTAGGCAACGTCCAGACCTCCGACGACCCCTCGCAGTCCGCGGGCAAGATCCTGAGTTCGAGCCCGGCGGCTGGCGAGACCCTGAACAAGGGCGAGTCCGTGTCGATCACCGTCGCCTCGGGCAAGGTCGCCCTCCCCGACACGATCGTCGGCTACGAGCAGGCCTCCGTGGTAGCGGCCCTTCAGGCGCTCACTCTGGACGTGTCGATCGTCGAGGAGTACTCCGATACTCTCGCCGCCGGCGGCGTCCTCTCCTCGAGCCCCTCGTCGGGATCGATCGTCCCTCAAGGCTCGACCGTCCATCTCACGGTCTCCAAGGGGCCGAAGCCCACGGGCCCGTCGAGCAACTCGGGCAATTCCGGAAGCGGGAACGGGAACGGCTGA
- a CDS encoding serine/threonine-protein kinase gives MNSRLNTRTGTVLGGRYKLLTPIAQGGMGEVWKARDAETGRLVAAKVLKTELFGEELPLSRLRIEAKNSMSIQHPNIANVQDSGEEDGRGWIVMELVEGRPLTHYLKGGTRIASEDLVPLLTQVAMALGAAADAGIVHRDIKPANILVRPDGIVKLTDFGISRSTGQIDLTAAGMVMGTAQYLPPEQAMGETATALGDLYALGVIAYEAIAGRRPFTGSTQVDIAFAHVNDPVPPLPADVPAPMAEVILHLLEKTPSKRPESGLALVRELAAAAKTMGVSVEAHPLPEPPNAEGATPPEGPSTAQAPVRHVRRRTLPDAMLATPEALTRPGTVPPPATLAPEPAPVGVEGTGAGARPGATGDPVVSPASVDDERAQRRAALSRRLKKRAEERAEQALAPSAKTGKPRRAPWLSISPANAAIGAAAVPAATKYNRSRVAPPLTTAQRAARAIVFLVILISIIAIIAFAIHNMLGSLTSILGEGRPVLEEVHTWPSPWAV, from the coding sequence ATGAACTCACGATTGAACACGCGCACGGGCACTGTCCTCGGAGGCAGGTACAAGCTCCTCACGCCGATCGCGCAGGGGGGAATGGGGGAGGTCTGGAAGGCCAGGGACGCCGAAACCGGCCGTCTCGTCGCCGCGAAGGTCTTGAAGACCGAGCTCTTCGGCGAGGAGCTCCCGCTCTCGCGCCTTCGGATCGAGGCGAAGAATTCCATGAGCATCCAGCACCCCAATATCGCGAATGTTCAGGATTCCGGGGAGGAGGACGGTCGCGGCTGGATCGTCATGGAACTCGTCGAGGGCCGCCCCCTCACGCACTACCTCAAGGGCGGCACCCGCATCGCGAGCGAGGATCTCGTCCCGCTTCTCACGCAGGTCGCAATGGCCCTCGGGGCCGCGGCGGACGCGGGCATCGTCCACCGCGACATCAAACCCGCGAACATCCTCGTGCGCCCCGATGGGATCGTGAAGCTCACCGATTTCGGGATCTCCCGCTCCACCGGTCAGATCGACCTCACGGCCGCCGGCATGGTCATGGGCACCGCCCAGTACCTCCCGCCCGAGCAGGCGATGGGGGAGACCGCGACCGCCCTCGGCGATCTCTACGCCCTCGGCGTCATCGCCTACGAGGCGATCGCCGGGCGCCGCCCCTTCACCGGCTCGACGCAGGTGGACATCGCATTCGCCCATGTGAACGACCCGGTCCCGCCGCTCCCCGCGGACGTGCCCGCGCCGATGGCCGAGGTGATCCTGCACCTCCTCGAGAAGACGCCCTCGAAGCGGCCCGAATCCGGACTCGCCCTCGTCCGCGAGCTGGCGGCCGCGGCGAAGACGATGGGGGTGAGCGTCGAAGCGCATCCGCTCCCCGAGCCCCCGAACGCCGAGGGCGCGACTCCCCCCGAAGGGCCGTCGACGGCTCAGGCCCCGGTGCGCCACGTGCGCCGCAGGACCCTGCCCGATGCGATGCTCGCAACCCCCGAGGCGCTCACGCGCCCCGGAACCGTGCCCCCGCCCGCAACGCTCGCGCCCGAACCGGCACCCGTCGGCGTCGAGGGCACCGGAGCGGGCGCCCGGCCCGGAGCAACGGGGGATCCCGTCGTCTCACCGGCATCGGTCGATGACGAGCGCGCGCAGCGCCGCGCAGCCCTGTCCCGGCGTCTGAAGAAGCGCGCCGAAGAACGTGCCGAACAGGCCCTCGCGCCCTCGGCCAAGACGGGCAAGCCCCGGCGGGCGCCCTGGTTGAGCATCAGCCCGGCGAACGCGGCCATCGGGGCGGCGGCCGTGCCCGCCGCCACGAAGTACAACCGCTCGCGCGTCGCGCCGCCGCTCACCACGGCTCAGCGCGCGGCGCGGGCGATCGTCTTCCTTGTCATCCTCATCTCCATCATCGCGATCATCGCCTTCGCGATTCACAACATGCTCGGGTCCCTCACGTCGATCCTCGGCGAGGGACGCCCCGTCCTCGAGGAGGTTCACACATGGCCGAGTCCATGGGCCGTCTAG
- a CDS encoding peptidoglycan D,D-transpeptidase FtsI family protein, with translation MNQQIRRLFIVILAMFALLGAAATNNQVFQAPSLNADARNERTILHAAETDRGPIIVAGTAIASSTKVEGSKRFQRTYSQGPLYAPITGFFSSAFSQASGLEAASEQILDGQDQALLAQRIHNLFTGANRQGGGVALTVDPALQQVAAEQLGDRKGAVVALDAKTGAILALYSSPTYDPNTLAAFDSAAVDSTYRALVDDPGDPLSNRAIAGSLYAPGSTFKLLTTIALLENGIASPTTHMESPVSAVLPGTSTSVPNILSSECGDGNPTLTEAFARSCNTTFILASQKLTESQLAGVADRFGFGKPLSIPLTVTPSRFPKGMDAAQLAMSSIGQFDVKVTPLQMAMVAQAIANDGTMMEPYLISQIVDADLTVQSETRPSVAGTPISADVADQLTEMMKSAVNEPYGTGQYIRPNGIQAAAKTGTAETGVDGRANAWAVGFAPADDPQIAFAVIVEGDDANPTPFGSMVAGPIAQALLEARIR, from the coding sequence ATGAATCAGCAGATCCGCCGTCTCTTCATCGTCATCCTCGCGATGTTCGCCCTCCTCGGCGCGGCCGCCACCAACAATCAGGTGTTCCAGGCGCCCTCGCTCAACGCCGATGCGCGCAACGAGCGCACCATCTTGCACGCCGCCGAGACCGATCGCGGCCCCATCATCGTCGCCGGCACGGCGATCGCCTCGTCCACCAAGGTCGAAGGCTCCAAGCGCTTCCAGCGCACCTACTCCCAGGGGCCCCTCTACGCGCCGATCACAGGATTCTTCTCCTCCGCCTTCTCCCAGGCCTCGGGCCTGGAGGCCGCGAGCGAGCAGATCCTCGACGGCCAGGACCAGGCCCTCCTCGCCCAGCGGATCCACAACCTCTTCACGGGGGCGAACCGCCAGGGCGGCGGCGTCGCCCTCACCGTGGACCCGGCGCTCCAGCAGGTCGCCGCCGAGCAGCTCGGCGACCGGAAGGGCGCGGTCGTCGCCCTCGACGCCAAGACCGGGGCGATCCTCGCCCTGTACTCCTCCCCCACTTACGATCCGAACACCCTGGCCGCCTTCGATTCCGCGGCCGTCGACTCCACCTACAGGGCGCTCGTGGACGATCCGGGCGACCCGCTCTCGAACCGCGCGATCGCGGGCTCCCTGTACGCCCCCGGCTCGACCTTCAAGCTCCTGACGACGATCGCCCTCCTCGAGAACGGCATCGCGTCCCCGACGACGCACATGGAGTCCCCTGTCTCCGCCGTCCTCCCGGGCACCTCCACCTCGGTCCCCAACATCCTGTCCAGCGAATGCGGCGACGGCAACCCGACGCTCACCGAAGCCTTCGCGCGCTCGTGCAATACGACCTTCATCCTCGCGAGTCAGAAGCTCACCGAGTCGCAGCTCGCCGGCGTCGCGGACCGTTTCGGCTTCGGCAAGCCCCTGTCGATCCCGCTCACCGTCACCCCCTCCCGCTTCCCCAAAGGGATGGACGCGGCCCAGCTCGCCATGTCGTCGATCGGCCAGTTCGACGTGAAGGTCACCCCCCTCCAGATGGCCATGGTCGCGCAGGCCATCGCCAACGACGGAACGATGATGGAGCCGTACCTCATTTCGCAGATCGTCGACGCCGACCTCACGGTCCAGAGCGAAACCCGCCCCTCGGTCGCGGGCACCCCCATCAGCGCCGACGTCGCCGATCAGCTGACTGAGATGATGAAGAGCGCGGTCAACGAGCCCTACGGGACCGGCCAGTACATCCGCCCGAACGGCATTCAGGCCGCGGCGAAGACCGGCACCGCCGAAACGGGCGTCGACGGGCGCGCGAACGCCTGGGCCGTCGGATTCGCACCCGCGGACGATCCCCAGATCGCCTTCGCCGTCATCGTCGAGGGCGATGACGCGAACCCCACCCCCTTCGGCTCCATGGTCGCCGGGCCGATCGCGCAGGCCCTCCTCGAAGCGAGGATCCGATGA